In a genomic window of Vibrio gigantis:
- a CDS encoding outer membrane protein transport protein codes for MKTIQRSLVSLSVLFACNSLAAGFQVAEHSASGLGRAFSGEGAVADNASVLARNPAAMTLFDTAQFSGAVSIVDPEVDVTQTKINDNDFNQKSSDVAPLQIVPAAYYISPINDKWAWGIGMFTTYGVATDYPDDIYAGDLAGDTSLVSVNLNPNIAYRVNDSFSVGAGVNFVYAEAELNRHKGSLPVGGSPSDKLISMTGETFAFGWNVGALYELNEYNRFGFGYRSSVELDFDDGEFTDYTGLKMENGAPGKTTGRLEIELPDIFELSAFHQLNDAWAIHYGWQLTKWSKFEELKATSPDCKNNECFLKTEHYEDNQRWSVGATYMVNSNWTLRAGLAYDEQAGEATLSIPDSDRMWYSAGLTYSVSENMTVDAAFALVQSESGSFTETDAAGQKLTFDAEGAAYLSAIQLNYTFN; via the coding sequence ATGAAAACAATACAACGCTCTCTCGTTTCACTTTCTGTGCTATTTGCATGTAATTCACTTGCGGCTGGTTTCCAAGTTGCTGAGCATTCTGCCTCAGGTCTTGGTCGCGCATTTTCAGGTGAAGGTGCCGTAGCCGATAACGCGAGTGTGCTAGCGAGAAACCCCGCCGCAATGACCCTATTTGATACAGCCCAATTTTCAGGCGCGGTTTCTATCGTTGATCCGGAAGTCGACGTAACTCAAACTAAAATTAACGACAACGATTTCAACCAAAAATCATCGGATGTCGCTCCTTTACAAATTGTCCCTGCCGCTTATTACATCAGTCCTATCAATGATAAATGGGCTTGGGGAATCGGCATGTTCACGACATACGGCGTTGCCACTGATTACCCAGACGATATATACGCAGGGGACTTAGCCGGTGATACGTCTCTAGTATCCGTTAACCTAAATCCAAATATCGCGTACAGAGTCAACGATAGTTTTAGCGTTGGTGCAGGCGTCAATTTCGTTTATGCAGAAGCTGAGCTCAACAGGCATAAAGGTAGTCTTCCTGTTGGTGGTTCACCAAGCGACAAGCTCATCTCGATGACTGGTGAGACATTCGCTTTTGGTTGGAATGTGGGCGCTTTGTATGAACTTAACGAGTACAACCGTTTTGGTTTTGGTTACCGATCATCTGTCGAACTAGATTTCGATGACGGTGAGTTTACAGATTACACCGGCTTAAAGATGGAGAATGGTGCACCAGGCAAAACCACCGGTCGTTTAGAAATCGAACTTCCTGATATCTTCGAACTGTCGGCTTTTCATCAACTTAATGATGCTTGGGCAATACACTATGGCTGGCAGTTAACTAAGTGGAGTAAGTTTGAGGAGTTAAAAGCGACGAGCCCTGATTGTAAAAATAATGAATGTTTCTTGAAGACTGAACATTACGAAGACAATCAAAGATGGTCTGTTGGTGCGACCTATATGGTTAACTCAAATTGGACGCTACGTGCGGGTTTGGCTTATGACGAGCAAGCGGGCGAAGCGACATTAAGCATCCCAGATAGTGATCGCATGTGGTACTCAGCAGGTTTAACTTATTCTGTATCAGAGAATATGACTGTGGATGCAGCATTTGCACTTGTACAAAGTGAAAGTGGTTCGTTTACAGAAACTGATGCAGCAGGCCAAAAGCTTACATTTGATGCCGAAGGCGCTGCTTACCTTTCTGCGATACAACTTAACTACACCTTCAACTAA
- a CDS encoding PhnA domain-containing protein: MSSEATMLERCQSKCELCGSDSSLTAYAVPPHSHVTVDHGIMVCDKCLGEIDDPKDINHWRCLTDSMWSQEAPVQVTAWRQLTRLNTESWAQDALDMMYLEEETSVWAQIGMSADDKPLDVNGVELKKGDDVTVIKDLPIKGTNQVIKQGTVIRGISVGDDPKLVSGKTNGGQSMYVIAEFCRKK, translated from the coding sequence ATGTCTTCTGAAGCTACTATGCTAGAACGCTGCCAATCTAAATGTGAACTATGTGGTTCTGATTCTTCTCTTACTGCATACGCAGTACCGCCACACAGCCACGTAACAGTGGATCACGGCATCATGGTATGTGACAAATGTCTTGGTGAGATTGACGATCCTAAAGATATCAACCACTGGCGTTGTCTAACTGACAGCATGTGGAGTCAAGAAGCGCCAGTTCAAGTAACTGCATGGCGTCAACTTACTCGTCTGAACACAGAAAGCTGGGCTCAAGACGCGCTAGACATGATGTACCTTGAAGAAGAAACGTCAGTTTGGGCACAAATCGGTATGTCTGCTGATGACAAGCCTCTTGACGTGAACGGCGTTGAACTTAAGAAAGGTGACGACGTAACAGTAATCAAAGACCTGCCAATCAAAGGTACTAACCAAGTGATCAAGCAAGGTACTGTTATCCGTGGTATCAGCGTGGGTGACGATCCAAAACTTGTTTCTGGTAAAACAAACGGCGGTCAATCAATGTACGTAATCGCTGAGTTCTGCCGTAAGAAGTAA
- a CDS encoding VolA/Pla-1 family phospholipase has product MNNKFSLSLVCSAILLAGCGDNSESSGDSTAAPYSDAINQSLARSSKISFTLLGSEADVPLPSFFLFDTNDHTLNIPLDANSTGLLNDPKVAMGEADGWSTIMPFTINVNLPSNRTLKNDVVMMGTTPFSAHLNAGVKVAKVDVDLSTGIMSNFTALTAGVDYLVISSDFKTIQILPLKGLDPSSDYIYALTDSIVDSADEPLGTSSSYASLKTTDVDQAGSLDLPQKIIHQVEALFAGYGAVSSSDEIIYSSWFTTASAGNVMQNAKNALALGYESTQSQIWQGSANPNNIDDDILNSLYEIEIDSASPIPNTMPFDTALSVDPYAMAALGTAGIDALTTNYAGFKLATGSEITVYRAKVKLPYFLSNDTANSGWKTQPWRSSMPSVLKILKVLSSGSDADKGEIARQLFELGISDPANQLLDPNYQKNLIGAELTLADGSQLDQERILTKYSPVPQIRSVEAVDVIMFIPSGGLVGSNLPVLQYQHGITSLKETSYAFALQHTAGAIQLGQQPYAIVAIDQPLHGQRGLGENGEIVTTPAEPTVYMNLEYLPVARDNIRQSAIDGIGLRLALNNGTGLPFSSLDATNVSLMGHSIGGITGISSSAIANTKIDTAFGITVDDELAYKATTLANPGGGIGPFLLESGSFSGTIKHSVIGSQVTAYQEYYALNCYNKTPAVDDGDCFNNFYATLNSSSATDEQKQTKTVVDATLTSFTYAAQTVLDNVDPINIATLMSGPVLGIQAENDETIPNTTQLPTAGTQPLFSKLGLKNSVNNSTSQLVASYFARTSFAEHSTVIAPQKPHLPAEDDSAAHAEMVSQIVQFNLTQGNATGSLAVNPTLLDATID; this is encoded by the coding sequence ATGAACAACAAATTTTCTTTATCTCTCGTATGCTCAGCAATACTACTTGCGGGTTGCGGGGACAACAGTGAAAGCTCTGGCGATTCAACGGCTGCACCTTATTCCGATGCAATCAATCAGTCATTGGCTAGAAGTTCTAAGATTAGCTTTACGCTTTTAGGTAGTGAAGCGGATGTCCCTCTTCCCTCTTTCTTTCTATTCGATACCAATGATCACACATTGAACATTCCGCTTGATGCAAATTCAACGGGGTTACTGAATGATCCAAAAGTAGCGATGGGAGAAGCTGATGGTTGGAGTACTATCATGCCATTCACTATCAATGTGAACCTTCCTAGTAACAGAACGTTGAAGAATGATGTCGTAATGATGGGCACGACACCGTTTAGCGCGCACTTAAATGCTGGCGTGAAGGTCGCTAAAGTGGATGTTGACCTAAGCACCGGGATTATGTCCAATTTTACAGCGCTCACTGCGGGCGTAGACTACTTAGTGATATCTAGCGACTTTAAGACCATACAGATTTTACCTCTTAAAGGCTTAGATCCTAGCTCTGACTATATCTACGCATTGACCGACTCTATTGTTGATAGTGCAGATGAACCGCTAGGGACATCAAGCTCCTATGCGTCTTTAAAAACGACAGATGTAGACCAAGCAGGCTCGCTCGATTTGCCACAAAAAATAATCCATCAGGTTGAAGCGTTATTTGCTGGCTATGGGGCTGTATCAAGCTCAGATGAAATCATCTACTCATCTTGGTTTACCACCGCCTCGGCAGGTAACGTCATGCAAAATGCAAAGAACGCATTAGCACTAGGATATGAATCGACCCAATCTCAGATTTGGCAAGGCAGTGCCAACCCAAACAATATAGACGATGACATACTCAATAGCCTTTATGAGATAGAAATAGACAGTGCAAGCCCGATTCCAAACACTATGCCATTTGATACCGCGTTAAGCGTTGACCCGTATGCAATGGCTGCTCTGGGGACGGCAGGTATTGATGCGCTAACAACCAACTACGCAGGTTTCAAGTTAGCAACAGGAAGCGAGATCACGGTATATCGTGCCAAGGTGAAATTGCCTTATTTTCTGTCAAATGATACGGCGAATAGTGGTTGGAAAACTCAGCCTTGGCGCAGTAGCATGCCAAGTGTACTCAAGATACTAAAGGTTCTATCATCGGGTTCAGATGCGGACAAAGGTGAGATTGCACGACAACTATTTGAGTTAGGTATCTCAGATCCAGCTAATCAATTATTGGACCCAAATTACCAAAAGAACCTAATTGGTGCCGAACTTACCTTAGCGGATGGCTCACAGTTAGACCAGGAACGAATTTTAACCAAATACAGCCCAGTACCACAGATTCGTTCTGTTGAAGCCGTTGATGTGATCATGTTCATCCCATCTGGTGGCCTCGTAGGCAGTAACCTACCAGTACTTCAATACCAGCACGGTATCACTAGTTTGAAAGAGACGAGTTATGCTTTCGCTCTACAACATACCGCAGGCGCAATCCAATTAGGTCAGCAACCGTATGCCATTGTCGCTATTGATCAACCACTTCATGGTCAGCGCGGTCTAGGAGAAAATGGCGAAATAGTGACGACACCGGCAGAACCGACTGTGTATATGAATCTTGAATACTTGCCTGTTGCCCGCGACAATATTAGGCAAAGTGCTATTGATGGTATTGGTTTAAGGCTTGCGCTCAATAACGGGACTGGTTTGCCATTTAGCTCTTTAGATGCAACTAACGTATCTTTGATGGGGCACTCTATTGGAGGTATCACAGGCATTAGCTCTTCCGCCATTGCCAATACCAAAATAGATACTGCATTTGGCATTACTGTAGATGACGAACTCGCCTACAAAGCTACGACTTTAGCAAACCCAGGGGGTGGTATTGGTCCATTCTTACTCGAGTCCGGCTCATTTTCTGGTACTATTAAGCACTCGGTTATTGGCTCTCAAGTCACTGCGTATCAAGAATATTATGCCTTAAATTGTTACAACAAAACGCCAGCAGTCGATGATGGCGATTGTTTTAATAATTTCTATGCAACGCTCAATAGTTCGAGTGCCACGGATGAGCAAAAACAAACGAAAACCGTGGTCGATGCTACGCTAACGTCATTCACTTATGCAGCACAAACCGTATTAGATAATGTAGACCCTATTAATATTGCCACGCTAATGTCTGGCCCTGTACTTGGCATACAAGCTGAGAATGATGAAACGATCCCTAATACAACTCAGCTGCCTACGGCCGGTACGCAGCCGCTGTTTAGTAAACTAGGGTTGAAGAACAGCGTTAACAATTCGACGAGCCAATTGGTAGCATCATATTTTGCTCGTACTTCTTTTGCTGAACACAGTACTGTTATTGCGCCGCAAAAACCTCACCTTCCAGCAGAAGATGACAGTGCCGCACATGCAGAGATGGTCTCGCAAATAGTTCAGTTCAATTTAACCCAAGGCAACGCCACAGGTAGCTTAGCTGTAAACCCTACACTGCTTGATGCAACGATTGATTAG
- a CDS encoding DMT family transporter produces MQTVIITFITLVAFAANSVLCRWALMDQTIDPLSFSIVRIISGAVTLLILLTLSSNAKRKHEKAVDNASMYTKVRSQCDLTAIAALLVYMFGFSFAYLTLGAGLGALVLFVAVQFTMIAAHLFAGNRMSSLEWVGCLLSVAGLVYLLMPTESTSSPDITSIILMALAGIGWGIYTLAGKKSKNALQSTTANFSFGSLAILVLVSLLAVITSVASQISITEQGLIYAVLSGSVASGVGYSLWYYVVKKLNTVVASIAQLSVPVIATLGGVVLLSEPVTMQFLISSTVILLGISLVLIAPKLKK; encoded by the coding sequence ATGCAAACGGTAATTATCACATTCATTACGCTGGTGGCATTTGCTGCCAATTCAGTGTTGTGTCGTTGGGCTTTGATGGATCAAACGATTGATCCTTTGAGTTTCTCGATCGTGCGTATCATATCGGGTGCTGTCACCCTGTTGATTTTATTAACCTTATCTTCAAACGCTAAACGCAAACACGAGAAGGCGGTCGACAACGCATCAATGTATACCAAGGTTCGTTCTCAGTGTGATTTAACTGCCATAGCGGCGTTACTCGTTTACATGTTCGGCTTCTCGTTTGCCTATTTAACGCTAGGGGCAGGGCTTGGTGCTTTGGTCCTGTTTGTCGCGGTTCAATTCACGATGATTGCCGCACACTTATTCGCTGGTAATCGAATGTCATCGCTTGAATGGGTTGGATGTTTGTTGTCTGTTGCGGGGCTCGTTTATTTGCTCATGCCGACGGAATCGACAAGTTCACCAGATATAACCTCCATCATATTGATGGCTCTGGCTGGAATTGGGTGGGGGATTTATACACTGGCGGGTAAGAAGTCTAAAAATGCGTTGCAATCTACGACTGCCAACTTCAGTTTTGGCTCGTTAGCGATCCTTGTGTTAGTAAGCCTGTTAGCTGTCATCACTAGTGTGGCATCGCAAATATCCATCACTGAACAAGGTTTGATTTACGCAGTATTGTCTGGTTCAGTAGCCTCTGGCGTGGGTTATAGCTTATGGTATTACGTCGTAAAAAAGCTGAATACGGTGGTCGCTTCTATTGCACAACTTTCAGTACCAGTTATAGCAACACTTGGTGGCGTAGTACTGTTATCTGAACCTGTTACGATGCAATTTCTAATCTCATCAACAGTTATACTTCTTGGGATAAGCTTGGTTCTTATTGCCCCTAAACTTAAGAAATAA
- a CDS encoding hotdog fold thioesterase: MSIWKKPVDLDTFNATSKNTLIEHLNIVYTEVNDNSLVATMPVCHFTHQPLGMLHGGASVVLAETLGSLAANFCVPEGYYCVGLDINANHVRSMREGHVVGTADPIHLGVSTQVWQINITDERQRLVCTSRLTIAVKKHKR, from the coding sequence ATGAGTATTTGGAAAAAGCCCGTTGACCTAGATACCTTCAACGCGACCTCAAAAAATACCTTAATTGAACACCTCAACATTGTTTACACCGAAGTAAACGACAACTCTTTGGTAGCCACCATGCCGGTTTGTCACTTTACGCATCAACCACTGGGTATGCTTCATGGCGGCGCATCGGTTGTGTTAGCAGAGACGCTTGGCTCATTGGCTGCGAATTTCTGCGTACCAGAAGGCTACTATTGCGTTGGGCTAGACATTAACGCGAACCACGTAAGATCAATGCGCGAAGGTCACGTAGTCGGTACTGCTGACCCTATTCACTTAGGTGTCTCTACTCAAGTATGGCAGATCAATATCACTGATGAACGTCAACGCTTAGTTTGTACGAGCCGCTTAACCATTGCCGTCAAGAAACATAAGCGATAA
- a CDS encoding site-2 protease family protein codes for MELLAIEFLGKPLRLEGSMAGWQQLYWDNTLVSQLDATTDQEDARTHAFTLRAGEETLQCHVESTVQWQPFEMTYKASVNGQTITEGNRNTKDIEQQTPVVAPKPEKRFSLIGLVSLGMKALKSAKLIKVVLASASLAAYSWLFSIQFALALIACLMFHEYGHIRAMKYFGMKTKGIYLIPFLGGLALSDEKINTRWQDVVISIMGPLFGLILSLVFMVLYWVTGEMFFAGLAVFNALLNLFNLLPILPLDGGHVLKSISFSMNSVLGIVLCVAAAVAGVVLSYQLNLTLFGFLLIMGSVEILFEWKGRHHSHLLPLDKYGQVVSFVWYVGLVSSLIGVIWYFASTGDQLLSLPLQILGT; via the coding sequence TTGGAATTACTCGCGATAGAGTTTCTTGGTAAACCGCTTCGTTTAGAGGGGTCAATGGCAGGTTGGCAACAGTTATATTGGGATAACACTTTGGTTTCTCAATTAGATGCGACCACAGACCAAGAAGACGCACGAACACACGCATTTACACTACGTGCTGGCGAAGAGACGTTGCAGTGTCACGTTGAGTCGACCGTTCAGTGGCAACCGTTTGAGATGACGTATAAAGCGTCGGTGAATGGCCAAACTATTACCGAAGGTAATCGAAACACCAAAGATATTGAGCAACAAACCCCTGTTGTCGCTCCTAAACCAGAGAAACGTTTTAGCTTAATTGGCTTGGTGTCGCTTGGTATGAAAGCGCTGAAAAGCGCCAAGCTAATTAAGGTCGTTCTTGCTTCTGCGAGTTTAGCGGCTTATTCATGGTTGTTTTCAATTCAGTTCGCTTTGGCCTTAATCGCTTGTTTAATGTTTCATGAGTACGGTCATATTAGAGCGATGAAATACTTCGGAATGAAAACCAAAGGCATCTATTTGATACCATTTCTTGGTGGTTTGGCGTTATCCGACGAAAAGATTAATACGCGCTGGCAAGATGTGGTTATCTCAATCATGGGGCCACTGTTCGGCCTGATATTGTCTCTAGTCTTTATGGTGCTGTATTGGGTTACCGGTGAAATGTTCTTTGCTGGACTTGCGGTATTCAACGCTTTATTAAATCTGTTTAATCTATTACCTATTTTACCTCTCGATGGCGGGCATGTTCTTAAAAGTATCAGTTTCTCGATGAACAGTGTGCTTGGTATTGTACTGTGTGTCGCGGCTGCTGTTGCTGGCGTGGTATTGAGTTATCAATTGAATTTAACCCTGTTTGGTTTCTTATTGATCATGGGCAGTGTTGAAATCCTGTTTGAATGGAAAGGGCGTCATCACAGTCACTTGTTACCATTAGACAAATACGGTCAAGTCGTGTCGTTCGTTTGGTATGTGGGTTTAGTGAGTAGTTTGATCGGTGTTATCTGGTATTTTGCATCTACTGGTGATCAGCTATTAAGCCTACCATTACAAATTCTTGGTACTTAG
- a CDS encoding SgrR family transcriptional regulator, translating to MSSPRLRVQFETLFEYFDGKDSDVQLDDITDVLCCTRRNARMVLNKLEEEGWVEWLPAAGRGKLSQLIFKQNRCDVSENLARRYLQEGKIGQALSVLDHNAAKLTQVIQNYLGVQYQEGEQVIRLPYYRPLSMLNPTKSMRRSEQHIACQVFSGLTRLDENDQLQPDLAHSWQKISDYQWRFFLRPGVRFHNGEPLLTNHVVDTLLALEPLNMFSHIKDVSSPANCVIDVFLTRPDKYFPLALTESVAKVTLPMILRGEDYDIRPIGTGPYRIEKNDEKQLVLTAFNGYFGFRPLIDRVEVWVVDEAYSSMVYPSLSKPVMADRGDSDEVELDPGCTYLLLNRKKGIAQDPAWAQFLSNALNAADLFVHIPKETVIDLGVLHAYGIKPGWYDIKLKTPVCPPASAKPSVRLAYQCQHPMFPTLAKAIVTVLKQYNVDVVLCGYETDPPHADDVDIWINPMGIANNRDDALAGWLMDYSFLDESSPAEDFDQWCHMIDRWRSGEFDQFPARQLGKQLVQSNQLIPMFHCWLGVNKDQCGTLQNAKCNALGWFDFSQVWVKPDVD from the coding sequence ATGAGCAGCCCTAGACTTCGCGTTCAATTTGAAACCCTGTTTGAATACTTCGACGGTAAAGATTCTGATGTTCAGTTAGATGACATCACGGATGTGCTCTGTTGTACCCGTCGTAATGCCCGAATGGTACTCAACAAGCTTGAGGAAGAAGGATGGGTTGAATGGTTACCTGCAGCTGGTCGAGGGAAGTTATCTCAACTTATCTTTAAGCAAAATCGCTGTGATGTCAGCGAGAACTTAGCAAGGCGCTACTTACAGGAAGGCAAAATCGGACAGGCGCTGTCAGTGCTTGATCACAATGCAGCCAAACTTACTCAAGTCATTCAAAACTACTTAGGTGTGCAATATCAAGAAGGTGAGCAGGTCATTCGCTTACCTTACTACCGACCGCTTTCAATGCTTAACCCAACCAAATCGATGCGTCGTTCAGAGCAACACATCGCCTGCCAAGTATTTAGTGGTTTGACTCGCTTGGATGAAAATGACCAGTTACAGCCTGATCTTGCGCATTCTTGGCAAAAAATCAGTGATTATCAATGGCGGTTTTTCTTGAGGCCGGGTGTTCGTTTCCATAACGGTGAGCCTCTGTTAACCAACCATGTAGTTGATACACTTCTTGCACTCGAACCTCTCAACATGTTCTCGCATATTAAAGATGTTTCTTCACCTGCAAACTGTGTAATTGATGTCTTTCTCACGCGTCCAGATAAATATTTTCCGCTCGCGCTGACGGAATCGGTCGCTAAAGTCACCTTACCAATGATTTTACGTGGTGAAGACTATGATATTCGACCGATTGGTACTGGCCCTTATCGCATTGAAAAGAATGATGAAAAGCAACTCGTATTAACGGCTTTTAATGGATATTTTGGCTTCAGACCACTGATTGATCGCGTTGAAGTTTGGGTGGTCGATGAGGCTTATTCATCAATGGTGTACCCAAGCCTTTCAAAACCAGTAATGGCAGATCGTGGCGATAGCGATGAAGTAGAACTTGATCCTGGCTGTACGTATTTATTGTTGAATAGAAAGAAGGGCATCGCACAAGACCCGGCGTGGGCTCAGTTTTTATCGAATGCTCTAAATGCGGCTGATCTGTTTGTACATATTCCCAAAGAGACGGTTATCGACTTAGGTGTGCTACATGCTTACGGAATTAAACCCGGTTGGTATGACATCAAGTTAAAAACACCAGTTTGCCCACCAGCAAGCGCTAAACCAAGCGTGAGATTGGCGTATCAATGCCAACATCCTATGTTTCCAACACTTGCCAAAGCAATCGTTACTGTGTTGAAGCAATACAATGTCGATGTCGTTCTTTGCGGCTACGAGACTGATCCTCCACACGCTGATGACGTTGATATTTGGATTAACCCAATGGGCATTGCCAATAACAGAGATGACGCCTTGGCCGGTTGGCTAATGGATTACAGTTTTCTTGACGAGTCGAGCCCTGCAGAAGACTTTGATCAATGGTGTCACATGATTGATCGTTGGCGTTCTGGGGAATTCGACCAATTCCCAGCGAGACAGTTAGGTAAACAACTGGTTCAAAGCAATCAATTGATTCCAATGTTTCATTGCTGGTTAGGCGTTAATAAAGATCAATGTGGTACGCTACAAAACGCGAAATGTAATGCGTTAGGTTGGTTCGACTTCAGCCAAGTTTGGGTGAAGCCAGACGTTGATTGA
- a CDS encoding DUF3389 domain-containing protein, giving the protein MVITFKSGKVIATAHELVVRLDGEHRVTLQAQVDAIQLIGKGANVISANGSECKWSIKLDDEQQLRDIANEIGCDVM; this is encoded by the coding sequence ATGGTCATAACGTTTAAAAGTGGAAAAGTAATCGCAACCGCACATGAATTGGTTGTTCGTTTAGATGGCGAGCATAGAGTCACGCTTCAAGCTCAAGTTGATGCAATTCAACTGATCGGAAAAGGGGCAAATGTAATTTCAGCCAATGGTTCTGAGTGTAAATGGTCAATAAAATTAGACGATGAACAACAACTTCGTGACATCGCTAATGAAATTGGCTGCGATGTGATGTAA
- a CDS encoding DEAD/DEAH box helicase — translation MTNTTTPTNFSDLGLISPLMARLTELEYQQPTPIQAQVIPSVLAGRDLIAGANTGSGKTAAFALPLLQQIHEDAPLDRRSGKGNFVSGLILVPTRELAKQVADSVKSYAVHFNGAIKTVCVFGGVSVNTQMQALRGGTDILVATPGRLLDLISSNAIKLDKVKTLVLDEADRMLSLGFTEELDAILKLLPSKKQTLLFSATFPEQVQTLTHELLTDPIEVQLQSANASTLVQRVFEVEKGRKTALLAHLIQQHEWRQALIFVNAKNSCEHLADKLYKRGIIAEVFHGDKGQGSRTRILEDFKSGEIDVLIATDIAARGLDIEKLPVVINFDLPRSPSDYMHRIGRSGRAGEVGLALSLIDHEDYHHFKIIEKKNKIRLEREQIEGFEVDEEATAELIAALKPVAPPAGTGKKKKKKKAQTNQDVWLRNN, via the coding sequence ATGACTAACACCACAACACCAACCAACTTCTCTGATCTTGGCTTAATTTCTCCTTTGATGGCTCGTCTTACCGAGCTTGAATACCAACAGCCAACGCCTATCCAAGCGCAAGTTATTCCAAGTGTGTTAGCAGGACGCGATCTAATTGCAGGCGCAAATACGGGTTCAGGTAAAACCGCTGCATTTGCACTTCCTCTGTTACAACAGATCCATGAAGATGCACCTTTAGACCGTCGTTCGGGCAAAGGTAACTTCGTGTCTGGCCTCATCTTAGTACCTACTCGTGAACTGGCTAAGCAAGTGGCTGACAGCGTTAAATCTTACGCAGTGCATTTTAACGGTGCGATTAAGACGGTTTGTGTATTTGGTGGTGTGTCTGTGAACACTCAAATGCAAGCATTACGTGGCGGCACTGATATCTTGGTGGCGACACCGGGTCGTTTACTTGACCTTATTTCAAGCAACGCAATCAAGCTTGATAAAGTGAAAACGCTTGTGCTTGATGAAGCCGACCGTATGTTAAGCCTTGGCTTTACCGAAGAACTAGATGCTATCTTGAAGCTACTGCCAAGCAAGAAGCAAACTCTGTTGTTCTCTGCAACGTTCCCAGAGCAAGTTCAAACGCTTACCCACGAACTACTGACTGACCCAATTGAAGTTCAACTTCAAAGTGCTAATGCGAGCACATTGGTTCAGCGTGTATTCGAAGTCGAAAAAGGCCGTAAGACAGCATTGCTAGCGCACCTAATTCAGCAACACGAATGGCGCCAAGCTCTGATCTTCGTGAATGCAAAGAACAGCTGTGAACACCTAGCAGACAAGCTATACAAACGCGGCATCATTGCAGAAGTCTTCCACGGTGATAAAGGGCAGGGTTCACGTACTCGTATCCTTGAAGATTTCAAATCTGGCGAGATCGATGTTCTGATCGCGACAGACATCGCGGCACGTGGTCTGGATATCGAAAAGCTTCCAGTTGTTATCAACTTTGATTTACCGCGTAGCCCATCAGACTACATGCACCGTATTGGCCGAAGTGGTCGTGCCGGTGAGGTTGGTCTAGCGTTGTCTCTGATCGATCACGAAGATTACCATCACTTCAAAATCATCGAGAAGAAGAACAAGATTCGTCTTGAGCGTGAGCAAATCGAAGGTTTTGAAGTCGATGAAGAAGCTACAGCTGAACTGATTGCAGCGCTTAAACCTGTTGCGCCACCTGCTGGCACAGGTAAAAAGAAGAAAAAGAAAAAAGCACAAACCAATCAAGATGTTTGGTTAAGAAATAATTAA
- a CDS encoding M48 family metallopeptidase: protein MTSWMKFTSLLTLAGLAACSASPTGRNQLLLFSDKDMSQLGAQSFEQMKKEQPISKDAKTNAYVQCVANSITQYIPKQGFSEWEVVVFDSDQVNAFALPGGKIGVYTGLLKVAVNQDQLATVIGHEVAHVLADHSNERLSQSQIANTGLSITSIALGASEYKQYQGMTMAALGLGVQYGVILPYGRTQESEADVVGLEYMAQAGFDPNQSVNLWQNMAKASGGNQPPELLSTHPSHSTRIKDLEATIKTLPQSASPRPNCKA, encoded by the coding sequence ATGACGTCATGGATGAAGTTTACCTCGCTTCTCACACTTGCAGGCCTAGCCGCGTGTAGCGCTTCCCCGACAGGTAGAAACCAATTGCTGCTTTTTTCAGATAAAGATATGTCTCAGCTCGGAGCACAGTCTTTTGAACAAATGAAGAAAGAACAGCCCATCAGCAAAGATGCCAAAACTAACGCTTATGTACAATGCGTTGCAAACAGCATCACTCAATATATTCCTAAACAAGGTTTTAGTGAATGGGAAGTTGTTGTCTTTGATAGTGACCAAGTGAATGCATTCGCCCTACCCGGCGGGAAAATCGGTGTATACACAGGGTTACTCAAGGTCGCAGTTAATCAAGACCAACTCGCGACGGTTATCGGTCACGAGGTCGCGCATGTTTTAGCAGACCACAGCAATGAACGTCTATCTCAGTCTCAAATCGCTAATACTGGGTTATCTATTACTAGCATCGCGCTGGGCGCATCAGAATACAAACAGTATCAAGGTATGACGATGGCCGCGTTAGGGTTAGGTGTTCAATATGGCGTAATTCTACCGTATGGGCGAACTCAAGAGTCAGAAGCCGATGTCGTTGGTTTAGAGTATATGGCTCAAGCAGGGTTCGATCCGAACCAAAGTGTCAACTTGTGGCAAAACATGGCGAAAGCTTCAGGTGGTAACCAACCGCCAGAATTACTTTCTACACACCCTTCCCACAGTACGCGTATTAAAGATCTAGAAGCGACAATCAAAACGCTTCCTCAATCGGCTTCCCCACGACCCAATTGCAAAGCGTAA